A genomic window from Paucibacter sp. KCTC 42545 includes:
- a CDS encoding enoyl-CoA hydratase/isomerase family protein, with product MLTLQTQGGVARLTLNRPELRNAFNEQVIEELGRAFGQLGADPAVRVIVLAAAGKAFCAGADLNWMKSMAHYGWEENYSDAKRLAEMLWAIYSCPVPVIARVQGDAFAGGVGLLSACDVVVAAESATFCLSEAKLGLLPATIAPYVVRALGEQASRRYFVTAERFSAERALAHGLVHELASAETLDAQVDALAAAIVANGPAAVRACKKLVQDVAHRAITPELREDTARRIADIRASEEGREGVQSFLAKRPPAWLMS from the coding sequence ATGCTGACCCTGCAAACCCAGGGCGGCGTGGCCCGGCTCACGCTGAATCGCCCCGAGTTGCGCAATGCCTTCAATGAGCAAGTGATCGAGGAGCTGGGCCGTGCTTTTGGCCAGCTGGGCGCCGACCCGGCCGTGCGTGTCATCGTGCTGGCGGCCGCCGGCAAGGCTTTTTGCGCCGGCGCCGACCTCAACTGGATGAAGTCCATGGCCCATTACGGCTGGGAGGAGAACTACAGCGATGCCAAGCGCCTGGCGGAAATGCTCTGGGCCATTTACAGCTGCCCGGTGCCGGTGATCGCGCGGGTGCAGGGTGATGCCTTCGCGGGCGGTGTGGGCCTGCTGTCGGCCTGCGATGTGGTGGTGGCGGCGGAGTCCGCCACCTTCTGCCTCTCGGAAGCCAAGCTGGGCCTGCTGCCCGCCACCATCGCGCCCTATGTGGTGCGGGCCTTGGGCGAGCAAGCCTCGCGGCGCTACTTCGTCACCGCCGAGCGCTTCAGCGCCGAGCGTGCCCTGGCGCACGGCTTGGTGCATGAGCTGGCCAGCGCCGAGACGCTGGATGCCCAGGTCGATGCCTTGGCTGCCGCCATCGTGGCCAACGGCCCGGCGGCCGTGCGAGCTTGCAAAAAGCTGGTACAGGATGTTGCGCACCGCGCCATCACGCCCGAGCTGCGCGAGGACACCGCCCGCCGCATCGCCGACATCCGCGCCAGCGAAGAAGGCCGCGAGGGCGTGCAGAGCTTTTTGGCCAAGCGCCCACCGGCCTGGCTCATGAGCTGA
- a CDS encoding alpha/beta hydrolase family protein: MKTRHAASRRSGRATVRQLRRGLLAGLMVCAAHGSLLAQAESPLQQDVREAVLRVPVAVLDAFGREVSGELPVTLFRPEGAGPHPLVIISHGRNTETRASYPRQRFESAARFFLRKGFVVAVPLRLGYGELASRGDPEDSIACNSPRYAPAVTAAAQQIIKVAKYLAAEAFVDPNRLVLVGQSVGGISTLAAAALRPPGLVAAINFAGGHGGSPVNHRGEPCQSAQLDRLYARMGALNAGSGSADGDGADASAGATAPPPLRQATPARGATPTLWVYTENDHYFSPRHSGNWAQVYRQAGGVADYRLLPAIGDDGHKLFSAANDVWQPMVDAFLAPLGFAQPGQLQPPAASRFAALDDESALPVRSEAALDGYRRFLASKPPRAYVLNKSGQWGYASGDDAMSRALSFCQRRSGKPCDFYAVNEDVVWKDNQ; this comes from the coding sequence ATGAAGACGCGCCACGCCGCTTCTCGGCGCTCTGGTCGCGCCACTGTGCGCCAGCTCAGGCGTGGTTTGCTGGCCGGCTTGATGGTCTGCGCTGCGCACGGCTCGCTCTTGGCCCAGGCGGAGAGCCCCCTGCAGCAGGATGTGCGTGAAGCCGTGCTGCGCGTGCCGGTGGCGGTGCTCGATGCTTTTGGCCGCGAGGTCAGCGGCGAGTTGCCGGTGACGCTGTTCCGCCCCGAGGGCGCCGGCCCCCATCCCTTGGTCATCATCAGCCACGGCCGCAATACCGAAACACGCGCCAGCTATCCGCGCCAGCGCTTTGAATCGGCCGCGCGCTTTTTCCTGCGCAAGGGCTTTGTGGTGGCGGTGCCGCTACGCCTGGGTTATGGCGAGCTGGCCTCGCGTGGCGACCCGGAAGACAGCATCGCCTGCAACAGCCCGCGCTATGCGCCGGCCGTAACGGCGGCGGCCCAGCAAATCATCAAGGTCGCCAAGTACCTGGCGGCCGAAGCCTTTGTGGACCCGAACCGGCTGGTGCTGGTGGGGCAGTCGGTGGGCGGCATCTCCACCCTGGCTGCGGCTGCGCTGCGCCCGCCCGGGCTGGTGGCCGCCATCAACTTCGCCGGTGGTCACGGGGGCAGCCCGGTGAACCATCGCGGTGAGCCCTGTCAGTCGGCCCAGCTGGACCGGCTCTACGCCCGCATGGGCGCTTTGAATGCAGGCAGCGGCAGTGCGGATGGCGACGGCGCCGATGCTTCGGCAGGCGCGACGGCGCCCCCTCCTTTGCGCCAAGCCACACCGGCGCGCGGCGCCACGCCCACGCTGTGGGTCTACACCGAGAACGACCATTACTTCTCCCCGCGCCACTCCGGCAACTGGGCGCAGGTCTATCGCCAGGCCGGTGGTGTGGCGGATTACCGCTTGCTGCCCGCCATCGGCGACGATGGCCACAAGCTTTTTTCCGCCGCCAACGATGTCTGGCAACCCATGGTCGATGCCTTTTTGGCGCCGCTGGGCTTCGCGCAGCCGGGCCAGCTGCAGCCGCCCGCGGCCAGCCGCTTTGCGGCGCTCGATGATGAGTCGGCCCTGCCTGTGCGCAGCGAGGCCGCATTGGACGGCTACCGGCGCTTTCTGGCGTCCAAGCCACCGCGCGCCTATGTGTTGAACAAGTCCGGCCAGTGGGGCTATGCCTCGGGGGATGACGCGATGTCGCGGGCGCTGAGCTTTTGCCAGCGCCGCAGCGGCAAACCCTGCGATTTCTATGCGGTCAATGAGGACGTAGTCTGGAAGGACAATCAGTGA